TCACCCGCCTACGCAGTACCATGGCTGCCTTGCGCCCTGCACCTTCCCGTTCCTACTCTGGGCGTTCCAACCAACATCCTGACCTGTGCAGCTCTACACACGTTTTCCTTCGCTGTGATAGAGTGCGAAAACCTCTGCAGCCTCCCTACACCGGTCCGCACCGCGTTTTGAGCCGAGCGGCCAGGTATTACACCGTTCTCGTCAACGGGAAAGAAGAAAATGTCAGCATCGAGCGCCTAAAGCCTGCGTTTCTCGATACCCATCCACCTCCCTCGACCTCCATCGACCTCCCCAACTCGCCCTCTCATCTTCCTCGCCCGGTCCAGGCTTATCCCCTCCATCGACCTTACGCCGTTCCGTGAGCTGGTCCAAAAACCTAGTCCGCACCCGTCGCCTTCCAGCGACGCGCTAGGAGGGGGGTGGGATTTGTGGCTGCTTTGCCATCGGCATCACGGCGCCGCTGTTGTTGAGGCGCGAGCAAAATAAACGTTCGTTCACTTGCTCCCTTGCGAGCTACCAGGAAGGTTGTTCCTTACTTGTGTCACTTGCTGCTACACGTTCAACTGAGTCCGCCCATATGTCGCGCCTCAAGCCATGTGTTGACCGTGCTTCATGAACGCCTCCGTCCTACATCTCGTGTGCTTCGCCCGGGGTGGCTTACTATGGGCTTACTCCACCGGGAAGGGGGTGGGGCAACTGTGAGACAGATGTCATCCTCGTCGTCCtcatcctcatcgtcatcacaaCAAAGCTCACTTTTCAAAGAAACCTAACGCTATTGACATCAGGAGGTGCCAAAAACCTTGTAAGAACacatgccgttgaccgcatgattccatGTGGTAcagtttttattataattcgtTGACACGCTTTCtgtgacaccctgtacatatatAAACATACTACAAATTATacacatatgctcaacgtgttCATATGCTCAATATGTGCCTTCAAATCTCTCTTTCTGGATaccgtaggacttcgatccatattgtgaagggcGTCATTATTTCATTGCCCGCATCACTACCCGCAgtgggatagagtatcgcccctggcgatgaaagatgaaagtgttTTTCGATATGTTTTGTCTTGTAGTATCAAACCGGCAGCTTGGGGTGGAATTTCGACATTGTACAGGCTTAAAAATTGGCTTCACTGCATTATCTACTCGTGGGCAGCCACCATTGCCGAATGGCATGGCTCTCCCTCCCGATTTGTTGAGACTGCGAGGCGCACGCCCTCTGGTGACACTTAACATTGATATAAATTATCGCAAAAGAAAAGTACACGCTCCGTTTCCCCTCGAATCATGAAGGACATCCTACGCAAAGGAGGACAGAAAGCGTGttacgtctctctctctcttacgtGTTACGTCACTGTTATTTGTAGATGCCGAAAGTATATGCAcctgaggtttttttttttttcaggggatATTTTCTccgggaacttttttttttcacgggcgttttttttcggttcctgAATATAATTACGTGCAGAAAGCGACACAGATCCAAGTGAACAAGAACATTCAGTGTAAACGCGCCGTGGCCGGTTCTCATATATGCAGTAAGTCCGCAGGTAAGAAACCCGCGCCCTGAGCCCAAAAGGGTCTCTCCCTTCATGCCCCATCTTTAAACGTCCTCGTACCTCACATAATGAGAAGGCATCGCTGTTGCCTGCAAACTCTTTGCAATAGACGGTTCCGTCGAGGACTTCTCCTGGAAGCTGGGTCACGTTGCTACGCACACCCTGCGGTTTCTTCTTCAAACAAGTCTTGGACTTGGTCCTGCAAAATGTAACCCCAATCGTGTCTACCATCAGTGCATAACTTGTTTCCCACAAGGCTTCTATAGCCGACATCCTAAACGGACGCCAGCGGGGGTACTTGCACCAGAACTGCTTAGGCTTACTTCAGATTTGCTGCTACCCCGCCAGTCTCATCACTTCCAAGGCTGTAATGGCAAGCACACAGTAGTATGTAATCACAGTCTCTTGAAAGCGCTAAGAAAGTTAGCTGAAGTCTCAGCTGTAACGTTTTCCTGAGAAGTGCATCATTATCGAGAACTTTGTAATGCTGCTGTCCTGTTTTACAGTTCTTGAAGATATCGAACCCAAGCGCTCGTGGGGCCCAGACGAACGCAACGGTGTATTCCCAGAACCGCGCTTCGAGCTTTGCATGCTCCAGTGTTTGGCAGTGTGTCCGTCCGGTGCCCTCCTTATTTGTTTTTAGCAATGGTTTATCGGTTTTACTTTGTATGCGCACCCCATTTTTTAAGCGCAGCGTGGGGACCTCATTACTGACTTGTGTAGCTCTTGCGGCCGGCGAGAATCTCCGTTACATCTACAAACAGTCCAGAGCATTGACGAAAGCATCAAAAATATATAAACGAGCTTTTTCCTCATTTCTTTTTTACCCCATGCGTTTATTTGTCGATGCCTCGTTTCTATTCTTAGCATTTGCTGGCTGTGTCGGTATTGCAATGGAGGAACGCGAGCAAACCGCTCAGCGTTACGGAAGACCCATCCCGTAACGGGGGACCGTTGCGTGCATTATAGCGCTAGAAATTTGGGTTCCGTTATTCTTACCGCACCCTATTCACCAATCCATTGATCGCGGGTACTTACAGTCTGAGAATGCCGAACATGATACTTTCCATCTTGTCAAAGTCCGGAATATACAAGCCGGCCGCCACTCCCTTTCTGGGTGTGCAAATTGTGCCGCTTGGGCTCCAGGCTGCAATAATTAAGATATTCCAGCAATAAAGAGCACTGTACTGGAATGCACTATAAGTATCTCTTCAGAACAAGTCAGTAACATCGTGCAGACAGCTTCTCGTCAGAATCACAGAGATTCGGTTTCTATCCTTAGCTCCTGAGCGTTAGCCCTCCAAGGGTGCGctgtttcggttttggctcatttgcatggcAAAATTCGGCGTTGGATATTCAGCGTACGTGCTATTTTTAGGGCAAATAATGGCGTTGAACGACGGCTGTCTCCCATTTAGCTGTCTCACTTTTGCTGAACAGCCCAAAATTACTCAATAccgcaattgaaatgtaattaAACTGCGTTATAGTTGCTACCAAAAAGTAATGCCGtcccatagcctcctatatactacaAGCCTGACCAATGAGACAAATGCGGCCGTTCACGCAaccgcagggggggggggggggcgccagTTTCGTAGGTCAGAAACACGGACAGTCAGAGCAGTCACAACCTTTGCCTACTCCCTAAGTGTACGCTGTCGTGCGCTCGGTGCATACGTTGCTCTACAGTTCTTTGCGGAGATAAGCGACCTGGATGGGCGCATGCTGTGCAGGCTGTGTCATTGCTCGATAAGCCAGTGGTTATCGAAAGACGCCGTGCCAGTTAGCGTTGGTACAGTCTCTTTTGGGTGTCATATCATTTTTCCGCCTGTCAGACGCCGCCGGTTGTAATCTGCAGTCTGTATGTAGGAAGACGGCGTCATGACCAATACTGCTGATATCGCATCGAGGTGGCTATCACCGACCGATGAAACTAGCGCCACCAATGTGGACGACAGCGCCTGTGTATTTCGGTATCATTGGGCAGGCATGTAACAACCAGATATATTTTGTTCTGTGCGTCACAAAGACTGTCACTGTCTCTTATTGCAAAAAGCTGTTGTCGCGGCGTAGAAGCAACTGACTTTCGAAGTGGCCGTCGGTAAGGCTGCCCCTGTTATGACTGAACGTGTCTTTGGCCATGCTGAAGATTCCCTCGACTGATGCAGAGATAGCAAACGCGCTGTTGTAGTCAGTGAACACGGCTTTGGTCATGGGAATTAAGGGCATCAAGACAGGAGAATCCTTGTGATTTCGTGTTGCTTAGCCTCCAGCGTCCAAGCTCGTTCGTGTCTTCCGTGTCGCTCTGATCTCCCCTACCAACCTAGAAGAACTAGTCATCGGGGAGCTCCACTGTGTCTTGCTGCTCCCATAGTCTCTCCTCTAGCCTAATAATTGTGCCTTTCTCCTGTTATACTCCTGCTCAGCAACTTCAGCTGTCCCAGATTCGATATCACAAAGCCAGCTCAGCATGAGTCGCGGATATGTCGCTGATGCAATGAAAGTACTCAAaaccaagtgccaacacagaacacatacCCAATTCGTTTGCAAAAATAATGTGTCTGGCGCTAATTAAAAATTGCACATACATGCctgacacatatacatgcaaattGGCGCTAATTAAAAATTAGCGCCAAATgtcattaaattacattacaaactACATAATGTCAAAACTAATGtaaaaagtaattctttactgCAACAGCATTGCAGTAATGACATTGCTCCCCAGGTATGGCAGTACCGTCTTCGAGGGGACGCCCGCCCGGCAAGTGATCTCAAAGATcattattgtattgtattgcgaTATACACCTTGGAGGGCGACTgaccactcctcaatgccacagtgcaagccagtgaattataacaTGTGAATTATAATAATTTTTGCgctgattatatatatatatatatatatatatatatatatatatatatatataatgcaggaaaaaaagccattaaataaacaagtagatgacactagacgtgtttgttatacaaaattacatattaagatggcgtCTATGGCTGCACACAGTCAAAacggatactcatggaacgatgcgacagcaccagaggacacgtgtcagccctgggtagctgcgcatcgttccataagtatctatatatatataggtcgagGGAAGTACAAAAAAGTGAAACGgtcacgaagttttacagttgtggaaggaaaaagacgcggacaacagattttaggcaagttagaaacactagttcatttaatgggcagaaattaaaagttgaatgaaaAAACTGAAACTTGAACTGGAACTGAAAAACTGAAACTTTTAATTTCagcccattaaatgaactagtgtttgtaacttccctaaaatctgttgtcagCGTCTgtttccttccacaactatatatatatatatatatatatatatatagactacaagtaatgaagagacttgggaggccgtataagggttaaaaacacttgctacttttattacattaataattaagggggcgctaggaatagatttacagttaagggtcgacgtttcggcagtcagcgctgccttcaacagaacctTCTGCCTTCTGCCAGAACAGCTGccttctgttgaaggcagcgctgactgccgaaacgtcgacccctaactgtaaatctattcctagcgcccccttaattattaatgtaataaaagtagcaagtgtttttaacccttatacggcctcccaagtctcttcattacttgtagtctatttgttttcgcgtccatctgtactcagttatacattcatatatatatatatacaaagagggggggaaaagccattaaaaaataagcaaatgatgctagacgtgtttgaaattcaaacttacagattaaaatggcttctatggctgcacgtagagaaacagatactcattgaacgatgcgacagcaccagaggacacatgtttcgccgtgtttgcggctcatcggccctgggtagctgcgcatcgttcgggattggcaaaccaggggtcactcagcgagtgatatacacctgggagggtgactgagcactcctcaatgccacagtgcaagccagtgaattataaagagggggaaaagccattaaaaaaataagtaaatgatgctagacgtgatagaaattcaaacttacagattaaaatggcttctatggctgtacgtagagaaacagatactcattgaacgatgcgacagcactagaggacacgtgtttcgccgtgtttgcggctcattggccctgggtagctgcgcatcgttcgggattggcaaaccaggggtcactcagcgagcgatatacacctgggagggtgactgagcactcctcaatgccacagtgcaagccagtgaattataaagaggggggaaaagccattaaaaaataagtaaatgatgctagacgtgtttgaaattcaaactaccagattaaaatggcttctatggctgcacgtagagaaacagatactcattgaacgatgcgacagcaccagaggacacgtgtttcgccgtgtttgcggctcatcggccctgggtagctgcgcatcgttcgggattggcaaaccaggggtcactcagcgagcgatatacacctgggagggtgactgagcactcctcaatgccacagtgcaagccagtgaattataaagagggggaaaagccattaaaaaaataagtaaatgatgctagacgtgtttgaaattcaaacttacagattaaaatggcttctatggctgcacgtagagaaacagatactcattgaacgatgcgacagcaccagaggacacgtgtttcgccgtgtttgcggctcatcggccctgggtagctgcgcatcgttcgggtttggcaaaccaggggtcactcagcgagcgatatacacctgggagggtgactgagcactcctcaatgccacagtgcaagccagtgaattataaagattgattgattgattgattgattgattgattatgtgtttaatggcacaaaggcaacaaaggccatagagcgccaaaactatgctgagtgtgtcggagacgattatgggaaagatgatgtgagagagagtgtggtagttaaagcctatctacaggtatgagcgatgagcgattgattgattgaccaggataagagagagggggatgacgatagcaagcgagcatggcagttagaagctatctacaagtgtgacaatgagatatttacatgaggagttcggtgataatggataaaagcggagcaatgcttatcatctacatctgactaagaaacccacacgtggtcaaaaatttgattacgttatcaaacggcacaagaggggtgtcacccagtagaagggctgggtggagtgggacatggtatctgtagaatgaagatgcgacagcaccagaggacacgtgtttcgccgtgtttgcggctcatgggccctgggtagctgcgcatcgttcgggattggcaaaagaagccattttaatctgtaagttcgaatttcaaacacgtctagcatcatttacttatttttttaatggcttttccccctctttgtaattcactggcttgcactgtggcattgaggagtgctcagtcaccctcccaggtgtatatcgctcgctgagtgacccctggtttgccaatcccgaacgatgcgcagctacccagggccgatgagccgcaaacacggcgaaacacgtgtcctctggtgctgtcgcatcgttcaatgagtacctgtttctctacgtgcagccatagaagccattttaatctgtaagtttgaatttcaaacacatctagcattatttacttatttttttaatggcttttccccctctttataattcactggcttgcactgtggcattgaggaatgctcagtcaccctcccaggtgtatatcgctcgctgagtgacccctgatttgccaatctcgaacgatgcgtagctacccagggccgatgagccgcaaacacggcgaaacacgtgtcctctggtgctgtcgcatcgttcaatgagtatctgtttctctacttgcagccatagaagccattttaatctgtaattttgaatttcaaacacgtctagcatcatttacttatttttttaatgggttttcccccctctttataattcactggcatgcactgtggcattgaggagtgctcagtcaccctcccaggtgtatatcgctcgctgagtgacccctggtttgccaatcccgaacgatgcgcagctacccagggccgatgagccgcaaacacggcgaagcacgtgtcctctggtgctgtcgctgTTGACCTTTGGAGGGGTCTTGACGGCACAGTGGGTGATGCGCGACGGTTTAGTTAAACCCCGAGGAGGTCAAGACAAGAGACAAGCACCTATCTTCGTCGTTCGCCTGGCAGAAGAAGCAAAAAGGTGCTGAGCACGCACGCAAGGTAACTTCACCCTCCCTTGCCACGCGCTGCCAGGATCACTTTATTTTGTCCACTCGAAACCGAAAGTGAAACTAACAAGATTTGCGCTCGACGCAAAAAGGTTCAATCCaacatagcccccccccccccccccccccccccccgcgtcaAGCAAATCTGGAAGATGAAAAAAACATCAATAAAAGTCTCTGAAGCCGAAGCCTTTGGCACACACTGCATTCTTTGCGTGTGGCACTGGTTTTGTCAAGGCGTCAGCTATCATGTCTTCGGTGCGTAGAAACGACAGTTTGAACTGCCCTGTTTCGACTTCATTCCTCGCGAACAGGTACTTAAGTTCGAAGTGTTTAGTCCGTTGGTGAAACGTCGGATTCTCAGCTATTTTTATCGCTGACTGGTTGTCACATCGAACTTCTAATACGTCTGTTCCGTAGCTGTTGAGTCCAAGTTCCGCCATGAAGGTTTTGAACCATTTGCCTTCCCTGAGGGCCTCCACAAGAGCGATGTATTCAGCCTCGCAAGTTGAGAGAGCGACGAGCTGTTGCCTTGTGGACCGCCAGCTGACCGTTCCCCGTGACAAGGTATACACATAGGCGCTTCTGGATCTTCCTGTGCCGTTTTCGTTGAAGCTCGCGTCTGTGTACCCTGAAATTGGCTCCTGACACGCAGCGTAAGTTATTCCTACGTCACGGGTTCCCTTTAGGTAACGAAGTATTCGTTTGGCCACTCGGCAGTGGTTTTGCGTGTGGCTTGAATTAAACTGGCTCAAGTAGCTGGTGGCAAATGCAATGTCCGGTCGGGTACCTTGAACCAAGTACATCAAGCTGCCTACGAGAGTCTGGTACGGGACATTGGGGCTACTCTCGACAACTTCAGGTTCTGCGTTTTCATTCTTCGGACATGCATCCATTGGCGTTTTGACTGGCTTACAGTCTTCCATATTAAAACGTTTTAAAATCTCGTCGATGTACTTTGTCTGGCTAATGGTCAGCGTCCTGTGCTCTTTATCATGCTGTACTTGAATCCCTAAGATGTAGGTGGGCTCTCCTAGGTCCTTCAGTTCCACTTCTCTTGCTAGGTTCCTAATTGAGGTCTGTAGGAGAGTCTGGGAGGTAGCCATCATAAGCATGTCATCGACATACACACTAAGAATCACTCTTTCATGTCGTCCTTTGGATAGTACATAGACACATCTGTCGGCTTCGAGTCTTGTGTAGCCCTGTCTCCTCAGGATACCGTCAAGCGTCAGGTAGCATGTTCTACCCGATTGCTTCAATCCGTAGAGTGCCTTTTTCAACAGACAAACTTTGCCGTCTGACGCAGGGTATCCCAGAGGCGGTTCCATGTAAACCGTTTCTTCGAGCGTTCCATGTAGGTATGCCGTTTTGACGTCCAGTTGACGCATTACCATATCTTCCTCCAATCCGATAGCGAGAAGTGTTCGTAGGCTGGTGAGCTTAACTACCGGTGAAAAAGTTTCAAAGTAGTCCACGCCTTCTCTTTGCGAAGCTCCCACGGCCACAAGACGTGCCTTGTACTTGTCTATCTGACCTAATGCGTCCCTCTTGATGCGAAATACCCATTTTGACTTGACGACTTTCATGTCCGGTTTCCTTGTTAGTAGTGTCCAGGTGTTCATGTGATGGAGAGAAGAAAGTTCCTGTTCCATAGCTTCAATCCACTGTTCCTTTTGTGGTGAGCGCATGGCTTCGTCATAGGACTGTGGGTCGGTTTGCTCCTCCGTCACTATTTCACAGTAAGTGACTTTTCTTGGGTCAACTTGTAGACGATTAGGTGGTCTACTTATCCGGGCAGATCGTCGTAACGGGGGGCTTGGAGAAGCCTCATCGGTGTCAGTAGTCTGATCTCCCTCTGAAGTATGGTCATCATGTCTATCAACGCTGTCTTCGATCTCCGCGGAATCTTGGCTTGTGTCTACGTGCTCTGCACTGGCAGTCTCTCCGATGATTGGGACGGCAACAGTTTCTTGCTCCTGTGTCATTGCGCTGAGGCGCTGGGAGTCATAACAAAGGTCGTCTAACCGTTCAGGTATGTACGAGCCTGCATCCAGGAGAGTTGACCCGCGTTGCTCTTCGATGAATTTGACGTCTCTGCTTGCGAAAAATTCACCTTTTGTTGGGTCGTAGAGACGGTAGGCCTTTTAATCGTGGCAGTAACCCACGAAAATGGCTGGTCTGCTTTTCCTGTCCAGTTTGGTTCGTTGCTTTTCAGGTATCCATGCGTATGCGAGGCATCCGAAAACCTTGAAATACCGTACAGATTGATATCTGCCTGTATAAGCCTCTTCTGGGACATTTCCGTTAAGGATGCGTTTGCTACAACGATTTCTGACATAGGCAGCAGTGTTTACAGCTTCCGCCCAAAAGACAGAAGGAAGCTGAGCTTCATGCAGGAGTGTTCTGGCCGTCTCTACAAGTGTGCGGTTCGCACGTTCCGCAACCCCATTTTGAGCCGGCGAGTATGGGACAGTCTTTTCGTGCAAAATTCCTTTTTCTCGGAGAAATTGGTCCAAGCGAGTGTTAATAAACTCGCCACCATTATCTGTTCGAATCCTCttaaagcgcggaccccataacaagcgacacgcgatgcgctgcagaatttgtcgctgtcgcgtctggtcatggcgcgacttcttggtccatttgagcagcgacatttcgtcgtcgagaaatgatgtttttggagaagcattgcttattttattcgagctaagttgtaaattgccataaatataccaaaaatagtatttcattcgtcaaaacgaggagaacttgtaatgaaggtgctatgtaatattcgccgtaacgcagtggcgctgcggttgaagttcccaacgccccgcccacttcttcgtctgctacttttgttggttgccctctccaccctttcccttgcgcacgcgttcagttcttgtttcacgccgtcaaatctagctggttttgtcaaacaacaggcaacgaactcagcgacatgctacaaatatctactgggagtagatgcagaaatattcagccgcgactgagcttttttgacgctcgtgtggcggcagtgacgtcgattttgtcgcttctcgcgtgtatctgccgcgtgtcgcttgttatgggattcgggctttacACGGTGGGCTGTTTGTGTTTCCGCTGCACGGATGTAGTCTTCTAACGCTGCGGCTGCGTCATTCTTATACTTTGCAAGAAGTGGACGGTTAGTCGTCTGCTGTAGTCGTCCACGATAACTAAACAATACTTGCTCCCACCGATAGAATTCACGGGAAAAGGGCCGCATAGGTCCACGTGGAGCAAGGCCAATACTTCTTCCGTAGCATTTCCTTTTCGTGCTGTGAAAGGGTTCCGGGTATGCTTCCCTGTGAAGCAGTTCATGCAGACTTTGTGTGGGCCTGCTAGAGGCGGTAGTCCGGCGACGATTTTGGCAGTTGACATCTTGATGAGCGTGTGCATATTCAGATGGCCCATGCGACGGTGCCAGAGTTCAGATGCGCCAGGTACCTTGGCATGGTCAGCTCGCTCACGAGCTGGTATGACTTCTGCCTGCATTTTGTAGATGCCGTCGATCTTTACACCAGAGAAAACAAAAGATTCATCCTGGAACACATTACAACTGTCCCCGTTGAACGTGACCGTCATTCCGCGGTCGGTGAGCTTCGACACTGAAATCAGATTGTCTGCGATTCCGGGCACGTACAATACATCTTTGGCTGTAAGCTTGTTGTTTACAACGTTGTCCTGGAGTCGAAAAGTGACCGTGCCTGAGCCTGCGGCGTCAATCGTTTTCCCATCGGCTAAGGTCACCTGCTTGTAGCTCTcgtctgtggtggtggtggtggtggtggtggtgatagggcttgccgttgtcggcctcacgtatgtgggcaacgtcacgactcacgccctgggggaatgtgcgtcctgggccgacttctaagggaactgtgccgacatatgtctgaaagcgtctgaggaaaacccaggaaaaaccccagacagcacagccggcaccgggattcgaacccgggtacctctcgTCTGTAAAACTCATGAGAACGTCCAAGCAACCAGTCATGTGGCTTGTAGCGCCTGAGTCTATAGCCCAATCCTGAGAGGGATTATCTTGCTTTGCTCCAAGAGCAAATTCGCGTTCCTGCGGGTAGCTATCTCCATGCTGTCTCGACGACTTTACTATTCTCGCTCCTTGCCTTGAACCGTGGTTTGAGCCAATACCATCGCTGCGATATCGCTGCTGTGAGGGCTTACCGCGGCGATCCTTGTGACGGGACCGGCAGTTTCGAGCGAAGTGACCGGGCTTCCCGCAGTTGTAGCATTCTAAAGCCCTCGAATCCTTCGCTTGTTGCTGGTGCCTTGGCAATTCGTTCCCCGCTCTAAAAGCAGCTTCAGCTTCGGCAGGTTGTTTTTTCTGACGTCGTGGcgtgctgggcccataacctttgtTGACCTTTGGAGGGGTCTTGACGGCACAGTGGGTGATGCGCGACGGTTTAGTTAAACCCCGAGGAGGTCAAGACAAGAGACAAGCACCTATCTTCGTCGTTCGCCTGGCAGAAGAAGCAAAAAGGTGCTGAGCACGCACGCAAGGTAACTTCACCCTCCCTTGCCACG
This sequence is a window from Ornithodoros turicata isolate Travis chromosome 10, ASM3712646v1, whole genome shotgun sequence. Protein-coding genes within it:
- the LOC135370246 gene encoding uncharacterized protein LOC135370246, yielding MESIMFGILRLLGSDETGGVAANLKTKSKTCLKKKPQGVRSNVTQLPGEVLDGTVYCKEFAGNSDAFSLCETLKDGCTLSCCWKNMTRETRKTSAPDGFGCGKRKKEMCFMNTCILRSSLKRKGSKKKPKKQ